The following are encoded in a window of Thermodesulfobacterium geofontis OPF15 genomic DNA:
- a CDS encoding valine--tRNA ligase, whose amino-acid sequence MEAEILEKSYDPKRVEEKWYKIWEEKGYFEPTYDKTKPKFSIVIPPPNVTGALHIGHALNNTLQDVLVRYKRMDGYDVLWVPGTDHAGIATQNVVEKELAKEGLTRYDLGREAFLKRVWEWKALYGGKIISQLKKLGASCSWSYERFTMDEGLSRAVREVFVRLWEEGLIYKGDYIINWCPRCETALADLEVEFESVAGKLWYIKYPLEDGSNYIVVATTRPETMLGDTAVAVHPEDKRYRALIGKNIKLPLIGRIIPIIADKIVDPEFGTGAVKVTPAHDFTDFEIAKRHKLPFVKVIDEKGKMTEEAGKYVGLDRFEARKKVIEDLKKEGLLEKEKDYQLVLGHCYRCNTVIEPLLSKQWFVSTKPLAQPAISAVEYGFIKFIPENWVNLYFDWMRNIRDWCISRQIWWGHRIPVWYCSSCGETIVSREENVDICPFCGSKELKRDEDVLDTWFSSALWPFSTLGWPEKTEALKTFYPTSVLVTSFDIIFFWVARMIMMGIHFTGQIPFKNVYIHALVRDEKGQKMSKSRGNVIDPLEMIEKYGTDALRFTLIALAAQGRDIKLSEARIEGFRHFINKIWNAARFVLMNLKDYIPDKKDLNFEELPLFSKWILSELQKTIKITREKLEEFEFDQSAMQVYHFFWDKFCDWYLEISKIYLKDPNYRKSTQKVLLEVLKNSLKLLHPFIPFITEEIWQYLPERETEHIIIAKYPLYEEKFVDEIAEKWVKILQELIVGIRSIKAEYNLTTKTDLVVTFRSSDKEVLDFIKNQKEPIKFLAKISDIELRSNYEKKKGEVSVVLQEGEIFINLEGLIDVEKEIKRLEKEKEKIEKKLVQIEKKLKNKEFLEKAPREIVEKEKNSYNDLKERLNKIIHYLSDLK is encoded by the coding sequence TTGGAAGCTGAAATTTTAGAAAAAAGTTATGATCCTAAAAGGGTTGAAGAAAAATGGTATAAAATTTGGGAAGAAAAAGGTTATTTTGAGCCAACTTATGATAAAACTAAACCCAAATTTTCTATAGTAATTCCTCCTCCAAATGTTACAGGAGCTTTACACATCGGTCATGCATTAAATAATACACTTCAAGATGTATTGGTTAGATATAAAAGAATGGATGGATATGATGTATTGTGGGTTCCTGGTACAGATCATGCAGGAATAGCAACTCAAAATGTAGTTGAAAAGGAATTAGCTAAAGAGGGTCTTACAAGATATGATTTAGGAAGAGAGGCTTTTTTGAAGAGAGTTTGGGAATGGAAAGCATTATACGGAGGCAAAATTATTAGCCAACTTAAAAAATTAGGTGCAAGTTGCAGCTGGTCCTATGAAAGATTTACTATGGATGAGGGACTTTCTCGTGCAGTTAGAGAAGTATTTGTTAGACTTTGGGAAGAAGGTTTAATTTATAAGGGAGACTATATTATCAACTGGTGTCCCAGATGTGAAACAGCTCTTGCGGATTTAGAAGTAGAATTTGAAAGTGTAGCAGGAAAACTTTGGTATATAAAATATCCCTTAGAAGATGGTAGCAATTATATTGTTGTTGCTACTACAAGACCAGAAACCATGCTTGGAGATACAGCAGTAGCAGTGCATCCTGAAGATAAACGATATAGAGCTTTAATTGGTAAAAATATAAAACTCCCTTTAATAGGAAGGATTATACCTATTATTGCTGATAAAATAGTTGATCCTGAGTTCGGAACAGGAGCTGTTAAGGTTACACCAGCTCACGATTTTACAGATTTTGAGATTGCAAAAAGACATAAATTACCTTTTGTAAAAGTTATAGATGAAAAAGGAAAAATGACTGAAGAAGCAGGAAAATATGTAGGACTTGATAGATTTGAAGCAAGAAAAAAGGTAATAGAAGATTTAAAAAAAGAAGGACTTTTAGAAAAAGAAAAAGATTATCAACTCGTTTTAGGGCATTGTTATAGGTGTAATACTGTAATTGAACCTTTGCTTTCAAAACAGTGGTTTGTGTCTACTAAACCTCTTGCACAGCCAGCTATCTCAGCAGTAGAATATGGATTTATTAAGTTTATTCCTGAAAACTGGGTTAATCTCTATTTTGATTGGATGAGAAATATAAGAGATTGGTGTATTTCAAGACAAATATGGTGGGGTCATAGAATACCTGTCTGGTATTGTAGCTCTTGCGGAGAAACTATAGTAAGTAGAGAAGAAAATGTAGATATATGCCCTTTTTGTGGGTCTAAGGAATTAAAAAGAGACGAAGATGTACTTGATACTTGGTTTTCTTCAGCTCTTTGGCCCTTTTCTACCCTTGGTTGGCCTGAAAAAACAGAAGCTCTAAAAACTTTTTATCCTACCTCGGTTTTGGTAACAAGTTTTGATATTATCTTTTTCTGGGTTGCCAGAATGATAATGATGGGAATTCATTTTACAGGTCAAATCCCTTTTAAAAATGTATATATCCATGCCTTGGTGAGGGATGAAAAAGGACAAAAAATGAGCAAAAGTAGAGGAAATGTGATAGATCCTTTAGAAATGATAGAGAAATATGGAACCGATGCTTTAAGGTTTACTTTAATTGCTCTTGCTGCCCAGGGAAGAGATATTAAACTTTCAGAAGCTCGTATTGAAGGATTTAGACATTTTATTAATAAAATTTGGAATGCTGCCAGATTCGTTTTAATGAACCTAAAAGATTATATTCCTGATAAAAAAGACCTTAATTTTGAGGAACTACCTTTATTTTCTAAATGGATTCTTTCTGAGCTTCAAAAAACTATAAAAATAACCAGAGAAAAACTTGAAGAATTTGAATTTGATCAATCAGCTATGCAAGTTTATCACTTTTTTTGGGATAAATTCTGCGATTGGTATTTGGAAATTTCTAAAATTTATTTAAAAGATCCTAATTATAGAAAAAGCACTCAAAAAGTACTCTTAGAGGTTCTTAAAAATTCATTAAAATTATTGCATCCTTTCATACCTTTTATCACAGAAGAAATATGGCAATATCTTCCTGAAAGAGAGACCGAGCACATTATTATAGCTAAATATCCTTTATATGAAGAAAAATTTGTTGACGAAATTGCTGAAAAGTGGGTTAAAATTTTGCAAGAATTAATTGTAGGGATAAGAAGTATAAAAGCTGAATATAACTTGACTACGAAAACCGATTTAGTTGTTACTTTTAGAAGTTCAGATAAAGAGGTTTTAGATTTTATTAAAAATCAAAAAGAACCGATCAAATTTTTAGCAAAGATTTCAGATATTGAATTGAGGAGTAATTATGAAAAGAAAAAGGGTGAAGTTTCTGTAGTTTTACAAGAAGGTGAAATATTTATAAACCTTGAAGGATTAATTGATGTAGAAAAAGAAATAAAAAGATTGGAAAAGGAAAAAGAAAAAATAGAAAAAAAATTGGTTCAAATTGAGAAAAAATTAAAAAATAAGGAATTTTTGGAAAAAGCACCCAGAGAAATTGTTGAAAAAGAAAAAAATAGTTATAATGATTTAAAAGAAAGGCTTAATAAAATAATACATTATCTTTCTGATTTAAAATAA
- a CDS encoding PilZ domain-containing protein — translation MDADKRYYTRYVISLKGRVATEKGSTFPVEIVDISAEGARLKTDSQVNLNKGDIINLVIKWKSSIKTKAEIRWVKNEKFHTEFGIMFTEMDMANREALSSLISEIALASLSDLYTR, via the coding sequence ATGGATGCAGATAAACGTTATTATACTCGTTATGTAATTTCTTTAAAGGGAAGGGTGGCAACTGAAAAAGGAAGTACCTTTCCGGTTGAAATTGTAGATATAAGTGCAGAAGGAGCAAGGTTAAAGACAGATTCTCAAGTAAATTTAAATAAAGGAGATATTATAAATTTAGTAATAAAATGGAAGTCGTCTATTAAAACTAAGGCTGAAATAAGATGGGTTAAAAATGAAAAATTTCACACAGAATTTGGAATAATGTTTACAGAAATGGATATGGCAAATAGAGAAGCTCTATCTTCTCTTATTTCAGAAATTGCTTTAGCTTCCCTCAGTGATTTATATACTCGCTAA